One segment of Bacteroides caecimuris DNA contains the following:
- a CDS encoding beta-mannosidase — MMINLIGKKTQIACGLLCCCSMAYAQSNDNSEGAVLNAGWEFSQAGTGLWRPAQVPGTVHQDLIYHKQIPDPFYGINEQKTQWVENEDWEYRTTFIVTPEQLKRDDAQLTFEGLDTYADVYLNGALLLKADNMFVGYTIPVKSQLRLGENLLHIYFHSPIRQTMPQYNSNGFNYPADNDHHEKHLSVFSRKAPYSYGWDWGIRMVTSGIWRPVTIRYYDAASISDYHVKQLSLTDQRAKLSNELEINNILPQALQAEVRINTSFEGNTEKSVSRTITLQPGINHISIPSEVLSPVRWMPHGWGKPALYDFSAQIIVEDKVVAQQSHRIGLRTVRLVNEKDQDGESFYFEVNGVPMFAKGANYIPQDALLTNVTTERYQTLFRDIKEANMNVIRVWGGGTYEDDRFYDLADENGILIWQDFMFACTPYPSDPTFLKRVEAEACYNIRRLRNHASLAMWCGNNEILEALKYWGFDKKFTPEIYQEMFRGYDKLFRQLLPAKVKELDADRFYIHTSPYLANWGRPESWGIGDSHNWGVWYGKKTFESLDTDLPRFMSEFGFQSFPEMKTIATFAAPEDYQIESEVMNAHQKSSIGNALIRTYMERDYIVPEKFEDFVYVGLVLQGQGIRHGLEAHRRNRPYCMGTLYWQLNDSWPVVSWSSIDYYGNWKALHYHAKRAFAPVHINPIRQNDSLCVYLLSDRLDTMEKMTLEMKITDFEGKKAGKTIQLKSLSIPANTSQCVYKAKPDDLLSLLERKSSETSQSSAEKWLSEALRRCFMQLTLKDKSGHTVAQTVYFFEKTKDLLLPETTINCKMKLTEGKCELTLLSPCLAKDVFIEVPIQGARFSDNFFDLLPGERKTVVITSPQIKKGEELPLTMKHIRETYN; from the coding sequence ATGATGATTAATTTAATCGGAAAAAAGACTCAAATAGCATGTGGACTACTATGCTGTTGCAGCATGGCCTATGCGCAGAGCAATGACAATTCCGAAGGTGCGGTTTTAAATGCAGGTTGGGAATTTTCCCAGGCAGGCACGGGGCTATGGCGACCGGCACAGGTTCCCGGCACCGTTCATCAGGACCTGATCTATCATAAACAAATTCCCGATCCTTTTTACGGTATCAACGAACAAAAGACTCAGTGGGTGGAAAACGAAGACTGGGAGTACCGTACAACTTTTATAGTCACCCCCGAGCAACTGAAAAGGGACGACGCCCAACTCACCTTTGAAGGTCTTGACACATACGCTGATGTATACCTCAACGGAGCACTGTTGCTGAAAGCCGATAACATGTTCGTCGGCTATACGATCCCCGTCAAGTCGCAACTCCGTCTCGGAGAAAACCTTCTTCACATCTATTTTCATTCACCCATCCGGCAGACAATGCCTCAATATAACTCTAACGGATTCAACTATCCGGCAGACAACGACCATCACGAAAAACATCTAAGCGTATTCTCCCGTAAAGCCCCCTACAGTTACGGCTGGGATTGGGGAATCCGCATGGTGACCAGTGGCATCTGGCGTCCGGTAACCATCCGTTATTACGATGCAGCCTCCATCAGCGACTACCACGTAAAGCAACTCTCGCTGACCGACCAACGGGCAAAACTATCCAACGAATTGGAAATAAACAATATACTCCCTCAAGCACTTCAAGCAGAGGTGAGAATCAATACCTCCTTCGAGGGAAACACAGAAAAAAGCGTTAGCCGGACAATCACCCTACAGCCCGGAATCAACCATATATCTATTCCTTCCGAAGTACTGTCGCCCGTACGTTGGATGCCGCATGGTTGGGGAAAGCCCGCCCTGTATGACTTCTCCGCTCAGATAATCGTAGAAGATAAAGTCGTAGCCCAACAATCCCACCGGATAGGACTGCGCACCGTTCGCCTCGTCAACGAAAAAGATCAGGACGGAGAATCCTTCTATTTCGAAGTAAACGGCGTTCCGATGTTTGCCAAAGGAGCCAACTACATCCCCCAGGATGCCCTATTGACCAACGTCACCACCGAACGCTACCAAACCTTATTCCGGGACATCAAAGAAGCCAACATGAATGTCATTCGTGTGTGGGGAGGCGGAACCTACGAAGACGACCGTTTCTACGACCTGGCAGATGAAAACGGAATACTGATATGGCAGGACTTTATGTTTGCCTGCACTCCCTATCCGTCCGACCCCACCTTTCTGAAAAGAGTAGAAGCGGAAGCCTGCTACAACATCCGCCGCCTTCGCAATCATGCCTCCCTGGCGATGTGGTGTGGTAATAATGAAATACTGGAAGCCTTGAAATATTGGGGATTCGACAAGAAATTCACACCGGAAATCTATCAGGAAATGTTCCGGGGCTACGACAAACTGTTCCGCCAACTCCTTCCCGCCAAGGTGAAAGAGCTGGATGCCGACCGTTTTTATATACACACCTCCCCATATTTAGCCAACTGGGGACGCCCCGAATCATGGGGGATAGGAGACAGCCACAACTGGGGAGTATGGTATGGCAAGAAAACTTTCGAATCACTGGATACAGACCTCCCTCGTTTCATGAGCGAATTTGGTTTCCAGTCCTTCCCGGAAATGAAGACCATTGCCACCTTTGCCGCTCCGGAAGATTATCAGATAGAATCGGAGGTGATGAATGCTCATCAGAAAAGCAGCATCGGCAATGCCCTGATTCGCACCTACATGGAACGTGACTACATCGTCCCCGAAAAATTTGAAGACTTTGTCTACGTCGGACTAGTATTGCAGGGGCAGGGCATACGTCACGGTCTGGAAGCGCACCGCCGCAACCGTCCCTATTGCATGGGTACATTATACTGGCAATTGAACGACAGTTGGCCGGTAGTATCATGGTCAAGTATTGATTACTACGGTAACTGGAAAGCCTTGCATTATCACGCAAAGCGTGCATTTGCCCCCGTTCATATCAACCCTATCCGGCAGAATGACAGCCTGTGCGTCTATCTTCTCTCAGACCGTCTTGATACGATGGAGAAGATGACATTGGAAATGAAGATAACAGACTTTGAAGGGAAAAAGGCGGGAAAAACGATACAACTGAAATCTTTGTCGATTCCGGCAAATACTTCCCAATGTGTGTACAAGGCGAAGCCCGACGATTTGCTCTCTTTACTAGAGCGTAAATCCTCGGAAACGTCTCAATCTTCTGCGGAAAAATGGCTTTCGGAAGCACTCCGTCGTTGCTTCATGCAACTGACCTTGAAAGACAAGTCCGGTCATACGGTAGCCCAAACAGTCTACTTCTTCGAGAAGACCAAAGACCTGCTCCTGCCCGAAACGACCATCAACTGCAAGATGAAGCTGACAGAAGGCAAATGTGAACTGACCCTGCTTTCTCCCTGTCTTGCCAAAGACGTCTTTATCGAAGTCCCCATTCAGGGAGCCCGTTTCAGCGACAATTTCTTCGACCTCCTTCCCGGAGAGCGTAAGACAGTTGTCATCACCTCTCCCCAAATAAAGAAAGGAGAGGAGTTGCCTTTGACCATGAAGCATATTCGTGAGACCTATAATTAA
- a CDS encoding glycoside hydrolase family 20 protein, producing the protein MKQLLKLTGCLALAGLFASCQSAQQEANYQIIPMPQEMVTAQGTPFILKSGVKILYPEGNEKMQRNAQFLADYLKTATGKDFAIEAGTEGKNAIVLTLDAANENPESYQLKVAGDGITIAGPTEAGVFYGIQSLRKSLPVAVGADISMPAVEINDAPRFGYRGAHFDTSRHFFTVDEVKTYIDMMALHNMNRFHWHITEDQGWRLEIKKYPKLTEIGSKRTETVIGRNSGEYDGKPYGGFYTQEQAKEIVAYAAERYITVIPEIDLPGHMQAALAAYPELGCTGGPYEVWRQWGVSEDVLCAGNDQVLKFLEDVFTELIEIFPSEYIHVGGDECPKVRWEKCPKCQARIKALGLKSDDKHSKEERLQSFVINHIEKFLNDHGRQIIGWDEILEGGLAPNATVMSWRGEKGGIEAAKQKHDVIMTPNTYLYFDYYQTKDVDNEPLAIGGYLPLERVYSYEPMPVSLTPEEQTYIKGVQANLWTEYIPTFPHVQYMVLPRWAALCEVQWSSPEKKNYADFLSRLPQLIRWYDAEGYNYAKHAFDVQAEFDPNPAEGTMDVTLSTIDNAPVHYTLDGTEPTAASPVCEGVLKIKENATLSAKAIRPTGESKVLTEKIDFCKSTMKPIVANQPINEQYLFKGASTLNDGLRGNSSYRSGRWIAFNGNDMDLTIDLQQPTEISSVAISVNVAKGDWVFDARNLSVEVSDDGKTFKKIASEEYPAMKETDKDGIVDHQLTFAPVTTQYVRVVASPEKTLPEWHGGKGKNAFLFVDEIKID; encoded by the coding sequence ATGAAACAACTCTTAAAGTTAACTGGATGTCTGGCACTGGCAGGACTTTTTGCCTCTTGCCAATCGGCGCAACAGGAAGCCAACTACCAGATCATCCCTATGCCACAAGAAATGGTAACAGCTCAAGGAACTCCTTTCATCCTGAAGAGCGGTGTGAAAATCCTCTATCCGGAAGGAAACGAGAAGATGCAACGCAACGCGCAATTCCTGGCAGACTATCTGAAAACCGCTACCGGAAAAGACTTTGCTATCGAAGCCGGAACGGAAGGTAAGAATGCAATCGTACTGACATTGGACGCAGCAAACGAAAATCCGGAATCCTATCAGTTGAAAGTTGCCGGTGACGGAATCACGATTGCCGGTCCTACAGAGGCTGGCGTATTCTATGGCATCCAATCCCTGCGCAAATCATTGCCTGTGGCTGTCGGTGCAGACATTTCCATGCCTGCCGTAGAAATCAATGATGCTCCCCGTTTTGGTTATCGCGGCGCACACTTTGATACCAGCCGTCATTTCTTCACAGTAGATGAAGTGAAAACTTATATTGATATGATGGCTTTACACAATATGAATCGTTTCCACTGGCATATTACCGAAGACCAAGGCTGGCGTCTGGAAATCAAGAAATATCCGAAACTGACAGAAATAGGCTCCAAGAGGACCGAAACAGTCATCGGACGTAACTCCGGCGAATACGATGGCAAACCTTACGGTGGCTTCTATACCCAGGAGCAGGCGAAAGAAATCGTAGCTTATGCTGCCGAACGTTATATCACCGTTATTCCCGAAATCGACCTTCCGGGACACATGCAAGCCGCTCTGGCCGCTTACCCCGAATTGGGATGTACCGGTGGCCCGTACGAAGTATGGAGACAATGGGGAGTATCTGAAGATGTGCTTTGTGCCGGAAACGATCAAGTCTTGAAATTCCTCGAAGATGTGTTTACCGAATTGATTGAAATCTTCCCTTCAGAATATATCCATGTCGGTGGTGACGAATGCCCGAAAGTAAGATGGGAAAAATGCCCGAAATGCCAGGCACGTATCAAGGCGCTGGGCTTGAAATCGGACGACAAGCATAGCAAAGAAGAACGTTTGCAGAGCTTCGTTATCAACCATATCGAGAAATTCTTGAACGACCACGGACGTCAGATCATCGGTTGGGACGAAATCCTTGAAGGCGGACTTGCTCCGAACGCAACTGTGATGTCATGGCGTGGTGAAAAAGGCGGTATCGAAGCTGCAAAACAGAAACACGATGTCATCATGACACCGAACACATACCTGTATTTCGACTATTACCAGACTAAAGACGTAGATAACGAACCGCTCGCTATCGGTGGTTATCTGCCGTTGGAAAGAGTGTACAGCTACGAACCGATGCCGGTTTCTCTCACCCCGGAAGAACAGACATATATCAAGGGTGTGCAAGCCAACCTTTGGACAGAATACATCCCTACCTTCCCTCATGTGCAGTACATGGTATTGCCTCGTTGGGCTGCATTGTGTGAAGTTCAGTGGTCCAGCCCCGAAAAGAAAAACTATGCCGACTTCCTGTCTCGTCTTCCTCAGCTGATTAGATGGTATGATGCCGAAGGATACAACTACGCTAAGCACGCATTTGATGTACAAGCCGAGTTTGACCCGAATCCGGCAGAAGGAACGATGGACGTTACTTTGTCTACTATCGACAATGCCCCTGTCCACTACACTTTGGACGGTACAGAACCCACTGCTGCTTCTCCCGTTTGCGAAGGAGTGTTGAAAATTAAAGAAAATGCCACTCTGTCTGCCAAAGCCATTCGTCCTACCGGCGAGAGTAAGGTACTGACAGAAAAGATCGACTTCTGCAAATCCACTATGAAGCCCATTGTAGCCAATCAACCTATCAATGAACAATACCTCTTCAAAGGAGCTTCCACGTTGAATGATGGTTTGAGAGGAAATAGCAGCTACCGGTCGGGGCGTTGGATTGCCTTCAACGGAAACGACATGGACCTGACGATCGACCTTCAGCAACCCACTGAAATTTCAAGTGTGGCTATCTCTGTCAATGTAGCGAAGGGCGACTGGGTGTTTGACGCCAGAAACCTGTCCGTAGAAGTTTCAGACGATGGAAAGACCTTCAAAAAGATTGCTTCCGAAGAATATCCGGCAATGAAAGAGACGGACAAAGACGGAATTGTTGACCATCAACTTACATTTGCCCCTGTGACTACCCAATACGTGAGAGTCGTTGCTTCACCGGAGAAAACGCTTCCGGAATGGCATGGTGGAAAAGGCAAAAACGCATTTCTGTTTGTAGACGAAATCAAGATTGATTAA
- a CDS encoding family 20 glycosylhydrolase: MNIRNRYAKVCLFLWILGMCLTAHSLKAQSVIPVPLKMEKGTGFFLLSEKTRLYTNLQGGEAKLWENYLKTLPVQLKKGKKKDTQQVLSLLITSKNPQLPSPESYTLSVTPQQILIRATSGAGLFYGMQTLLQLAQPSGAGSYSIASVEIEDTPRFAYRGLMLDVSRHFSTKEFIKKQIDALAYYKINRLHLHLTDAAGWRLEIKKYPLLTEFAAWRTDPTWKQWWNGGRKYLRFDASGAHGGYYTQDDIREILQYARQHYITVIPEIEMPSHSEEVLAAYPQLSCSGEPYKNSDFCIGNEETFTFLENVLTEVMALFPSEYIHIGGDEAGKSAWKTCPKCQKRMKDEHLANVDELQSYLIHRIEKFLNAHGRHLLGWDEILQGGIAPNATVMSWRGEEGGIAAVTSGHRAIMTPGAYCYLDSYQDAPYSQPEAIGGYLPLKKVYAYNPVPASLTAEQAKLVYGVQGNLWVEYIPTPEHVEYMIYPRILALAETAWSAPERKSWQDFHTRALSAVADLQAKGYHPFDLKKEIGSRPESLQPVSHLALGKKVIYNSPYSSHYPAQGNTALTDGIRGDWTYGDGSWQGFISDNCLDVTIDMEKETSIRSVTAAFMQVVGAEVFLPETVVISISDDGVHFTELRKQHFKVSKETPIRFADISWQGEAKGRYVRYQAQAGSEFGGWIFTDEIIVK, translated from the coding sequence ATGAATATAAGAAATAGATACGCTAAAGTTTGTCTTTTCTTATGGATATTGGGAATGTGCTTAACCGCACATTCCCTCAAAGCACAGTCCGTCATACCTGTCCCATTAAAAATGGAGAAGGGGACGGGCTTTTTTTTATTGTCAGAGAAGACAAGGCTTTATACAAACCTACAAGGTGGGGAAGCGAAGCTCTGGGAAAATTACCTGAAGACACTCCCCGTTCAATTAAAGAAGGGGAAAAAGAAAGACACACAACAGGTGCTTTCCTTATTGATAACCTCCAAGAACCCCCAATTACCATCACCGGAAAGCTATACCCTTTCCGTCACTCCGCAACAAATCCTGATACGCGCCACTTCGGGAGCCGGATTATTCTATGGTATGCAAACCCTGTTGCAGTTGGCACAACCTTCGGGAGCAGGCAGCTATTCCATAGCCTCTGTCGAGATAGAAGACACTCCCCGTTTTGCTTACCGCGGACTGATGCTGGACGTGTCCCGCCACTTTTCTACCAAAGAGTTTATAAAGAAACAGATAGACGCATTGGCGTATTACAAAATCAACCGTCTGCACCTGCATCTGACCGATGCGGCAGGCTGGCGGTTGGAAATCAAGAAATACCCTTTGCTGACCGAATTTGCCGCCTGGCGTACAGATCCCACCTGGAAGCAATGGTGGAACGGCGGACGCAAATACCTCCGTTTCGATGCTTCCGGAGCTCATGGCGGTTATTACACCCAAGATGATATTCGTGAAATCTTGCAATATGCCCGTCAGCATTATATCACGGTGATTCCCGAGATTGAGATGCCCTCCCATTCGGAAGAAGTGCTGGCAGCCTACCCGCAGCTATCCTGTTCGGGCGAACCTTACAAGAACTCCGATTTCTGTATCGGCAATGAAGAAACCTTCACGTTTTTGGAAAATGTGCTGACGGAAGTCATGGCTCTTTTCCCTTCCGAATACATTCATATCGGTGGCGATGAGGCCGGAAAGTCGGCTTGGAAAACCTGCCCGAAATGTCAGAAGAGAATGAAAGACGAGCATCTTGCCAATGTAGACGAGTTGCAAAGCTACCTGATACACCGCATTGAGAAGTTCCTGAACGCTCATGGACGTCACCTACTGGGATGGGACGAGATTCTGCAAGGAGGCATTGCCCCCAACGCAACCGTCATGTCATGGCGTGGAGAGGAGGGGGGCATCGCTGCCGTAACCTCCGGCCATCGTGCCATCATGACGCCGGGTGCCTACTGCTATCTGGACAGTTATCAGGATGCCCCATATTCGCAGCCGGAAGCCATCGGGGGATACCTGCCGTTGAAGAAAGTATATGCCTACAATCCCGTTCCCGCTTCCTTAACTGCGGAACAGGCGAAGTTGGTCTACGGTGTGCAGGGCAACCTATGGGTGGAATACATTCCCACTCCCGAACACGTGGAGTACATGATTTATCCCCGGATCCTGGCATTGGCGGAAACAGCCTGGTCGGCTCCGGAACGTAAGTCATGGCAGGATTTCCATACCCGCGCATTGTCGGCAGTGGCCGATTTGCAGGCAAAAGGATACCATCCTTTCGATTTGAAAAAAGAAATCGGCAGTCGTCCCGAGTCGCTTCAGCCGGTCAGCCATTTGGCATTGGGTAAAAAGGTGATTTATAATTCGCCTTATAGTTCCCACTATCCGGCGCAGGGCAACACTGCTCTGACGGATGGCATACGTGGCGATTGGACGTATGGTGACGGTTCGTGGCAAGGATTCATCTCGGACAACTGCCTCGATGTGACGATTGATATGGAGAAAGAAACCTCCATCCGTTCCGTCACTGCCGCTTTTATGCAGGTGGTAGGCGCGGAAGTATTCTTGCCGGAGACTGTGGTGATTTCCATTTCCGATGATGGAGTCCATTTCACCGAGTTGCGGAAACAACACTTTAAAGTGAGCAAAGAAACACCCATCCGCTTTGCGGATATTTCATGGCAGGGCGAAGCCAAAGGAAGATACGTACGCTATCAGGCACAGGCGGGAAGTGAATTCGGGGGGTGGATATTTACGGATGAGATTATTGTGAAATAA
- the dnaJ gene encoding molecular chaperone DnaJ: MAEKRDYYEILEVTKTATADEIKKAYRKKAIQYHPDKNPGDKEAEEKFKEAAEAYDVLSNPEKRSRYDQFGHAGVSGAAGNGGPFGGFGGEGMSMDDIFSMFGDIFGGRGGGFGGGFGGFSGFGGGGGSQQRRYRGSDLRVKVKLTLKEISTGVEKKFKLKKYVPCDQCHGTGAEGDGGSETCPTCKGSGSVIRNQQTILGTMQTRVTCSTCGGEGKIIKNKCKKCGGDGIVYGEEVVTVKIPAGVAEGMQLSMGGKGNAGKHNGVAGDLLILVEEETHQDLIRDENDLIYNLLLSFPTAALGGAVEIPTIDGKVKVKIDSGTQPGKVLRLRGKGLPNVNGYGTGDLLVNISIYVPEALNKEEKSTLEKMEASDNFKPNTSVKEKIFKKFKSFFD, from the coding sequence ATGGCAGAAAAAAGAGACTATTACGAAATATTGGAGGTGACGAAGACAGCCACCGCAGATGAAATAAAGAAAGCATACCGTAAGAAAGCAATTCAGTATCACCCCGACAAGAATCCGGGTGACAAGGAGGCTGAAGAGAAATTTAAAGAGGCAGCCGAGGCATACGACGTACTGAGTAATCCGGAGAAACGCTCGCGTTACGATCAGTTCGGTCATGCGGGAGTGAGCGGTGCGGCAGGCAATGGCGGTCCGTTCGGCGGTTTCGGGGGCGAGGGAATGTCAATGGATGACATCTTCTCTATGTTTGGTGACATCTTCGGTGGCCGCGGAGGCGGTTTCGGGGGAGGCTTCGGAGGATTCAGCGGATTTGGCGGCGGTGGCGGCTCGCAGCAACGCCGGTATCGCGGCAGTGACCTCCGTGTGAAAGTGAAGCTGACGTTGAAGGAAATCTCTACCGGAGTAGAAAAGAAATTTAAACTCAAAAAATATGTGCCGTGCGACCAGTGTCATGGCACGGGTGCCGAGGGTGACGGCGGATCAGAGACTTGTCCTACTTGTAAGGGCAGCGGCTCGGTGATCCGTAACCAGCAGACCATTTTGGGCACAATGCAGACTCGCGTCACTTGTTCTACGTGTGGCGGCGAGGGAAAGATTATCAAGAATAAATGTAAGAAGTGTGGTGGCGACGGAATCGTTTACGGTGAGGAAGTGGTAACCGTGAAAATCCCTGCCGGAGTGGCAGAGGGTATGCAGCTCTCTATGGGCGGCAAAGGGAATGCCGGCAAACACAACGGTGTGGCAGGCGACTTATTGATCCTCGTTGAGGAAGAAACGCATCAGGACTTGATCCGCGACGAGAATGATTTGATTTATAACCTGTTGCTTAGTTTCCCGACAGCTGCACTGGGCGGTGCTGTGGAAATTCCGACAATCGACGGCAAAGTGAAAGTGAAGATTGATTCGGGTACTCAACCGGGTAAAGTGCTTCGCTTGCGTGGCAAGGGATTGCCGAATGTAAACGGGTATGGCACGGGAGATTTGCTGGTCAATATCAGTATCTATGTGCCGGAAGCTCTCAACAAGGAGGAAAAGAGCACGCTCGAAAAGATGGAAGCTTCGGACAATTTCAAACCTAACACGTCGGTAAAAGAGAAGATTTTCAAGAAATTCAAGAGTTTCTTCGATTAG
- a CDS encoding nucleotide exchange factor GrpE has product MDPKEKKVKEEELNVEETQNHAEEQPQNEQAEDTTPLTHEEELEKELEKAQEEMEEQKDKYLRLSAEFDNYRKRTLKEKAELILNGGEKSLSSILPVVDDFERAIKTMETATDVNAVKEGVELIYNKFMAVLVQNGVKVIETKDQPLDTDYHEAIAVIPAPSEEQKGKILDCVQTGYTLNDKVLRHAKVVVGE; this is encoded by the coding sequence ATGGATCCGAAAGAAAAAAAAGTGAAGGAAGAAGAACTGAACGTTGAGGAAACTCAAAACCATGCGGAAGAACAACCGCAAAACGAACAAGCGGAGGACACCACTCCCCTGACTCATGAGGAAGAGCTGGAAAAAGAACTGGAAAAGGCTCAAGAGGAGATGGAAGAACAAAAGGATAAATACCTGCGCTTGTCTGCCGAATTTGACAACTATCGGAAACGCACCTTGAAGGAAAAGGCAGAACTGATTCTGAACGGTGGAGAAAAGAGCCTTAGCAGTATTCTTCCGGTGGTGGACGACTTCGAACGTGCCATCAAAACGATGGAAACGGCAACAGATGTCAATGCCGTAAAAGAAGGAGTAGAACTGATTTACAATAAATTTATGGCTGTCTTGGTACAAAACGGTGTGAAAGTCATCGAAACAAAAGACCAACCGCTGGACACTGATTACCACGAAGCCATCGCGGTAATCCCCGCACCGTCGGAAGAACAGAAAGGTAAGATACTGGACTGTGTGCAAACGGGATATACACTGAACGACAAAGTGCTCCGCCACGCTAAAGTGGTAGTAGGAGAATAA
- a CDS encoding ABC-F family ATP-binding cassette domain-containing protein, with product MITVSNVSVQFGKRVLFNDVNLKFTSGNCYGIIGANGAGKSTFLRTIYGDLDPTTGTIALGPGERLSVLSQDHFKWDSYTVMDTVMMGHTVLWDIMKQREELYAKEDFTDEDGLKVSELEEKFAELDGWNAESDAAMLLSGLGVKEDKHYVLMGELSGKEKVRVMLAQALYGNPDNLLLDEPTNDLDMETVTWLEEYLSNFEHTVLVVSHDRHFLDSVCTHTVDIDYGKINMFAGNYSFWYESSQLALRQQQNQKAKAEEKKKELEEFIRRFSANVAKSKQTTSRKKMLEKLNVEEIKPSSRKYPGIIFTPEREPGNQILEVSGLSKKTEEGVVLFNDVNFNVEKGDKVVFLSRNPRAMTAFFEIINGNMKPDAGTFNWGVTITTAYLPLDNTNFFNTDLNLVDWLSQFGEGNEVYMKGFLGRMLFSGEEVLKKVSVLSGGEKMRCMIARMQLRNANCLILDTPTNHLDLESIQAFNNNLKTYKGNILFSSHDHEFIQTVANRIIELTPNGIIDKMMEYDEYITSDHIKELRAKMYGDKL from the coding sequence ATGATTACAGTTTCGAACGTTTCGGTACAGTTTGGTAAGAGAGTGTTGTTTAATGACGTAAATCTGAAGTTTACGAGTGGTAATTGTTATGGTATTATTGGTGCTAACGGTGCGGGAAAATCTACCTTCCTTCGTACGATTTACGGAGATTTGGACCCGACAACGGGTACCATTGCGCTCGGACCGGGCGAACGTCTTTCGGTGTTGAGCCAGGACCACTTTAAGTGGGACTCTTATACCGTTATGGATACTGTGATGATGGGGCATACTGTGTTGTGGGACATTATGAAGCAGCGCGAAGAGTTGTATGCAAAAGAAGATTTCACAGATGAAGACGGGCTGAAAGTATCCGAGTTGGAGGAGAAATTTGCCGAGTTGGACGGATGGAATGCGGAAAGCGACGCAGCCATGCTGTTGAGCGGATTGGGCGTGAAGGAAGATAAGCATTACGTGTTGATGGGTGAGCTGAGCGGTAAGGAAAAAGTGCGTGTCATGTTGGCGCAGGCATTGTACGGAAATCCGGACAACCTCTTGCTCGATGAGCCTACCAACGACTTGGATATGGAGACAGTGACCTGGTTGGAAGAGTATCTCTCCAACTTCGAGCATACCGTATTGGTGGTGAGCCACGACCGTCACTTCCTCGATTCTGTATGTACGCACACCGTGGACATCGACTACGGAAAAATCAATATGTTTGCCGGCAACTATAGTTTCTGGTACGAATCCAGCCAGTTGGCTCTCCGTCAGCAGCAGAACCAGAAGGCGAAGGCTGAAGAGAAGAAAAAAGAGTTGGAAGAATTTATCCGCCGTTTCAGCGCCAACGTAGCGAAGAGCAAGCAGACCACGAGCCGTAAGAAGATGTTGGAGAAGCTGAACGTAGAAGAAATCAAACCTTCTTCACGTAAGTATCCGGGCATCATCTTCACTCCCGAACGCGAGCCGGGCAACCAGATTCTGGAAGTTTCCGGATTGAGCAAGAAGACGGAAGAAGGCGTAGTGCTTTTCAACGACGTCAACTTCAACGTAGAGAAAGGTGACAAAGTGGTATTCCTGTCGCGCAACCCGCGTGCGATGACTGCATTCTTCGAAATCATCAACGGAAACATGAAGCCGGATGCCGGTACCTTCAACTGGGGGGTAACCATCACCACTGCTTACCTGCCGCTGGATAATACCAATTTCTTCAATACCGACCTCAACCTGGTAGACTGGTTGAGCCAGTTTGGCGAAGGAAACGAAGTATATATGAAAGGCTTCCTCGGCCGTATGCTTTTCTCCGGCGAAGAGGTGTTGAAGAAAGTAAGCGTACTCTCCGGAGGTGAGAAGATGCGTTGTATGATTGCCCGTATGCAGCTCCGCAATGCGAACTGTCTGATTTTGGACACTCCGACCAACCACTTGGATTTGGAATCTATCCAGGCATTCAACAACAACCTGAAGACGTACAAAGGAAACATCCTTTTCTCTTCTCACGACCACGAGTTTATCCAAACGGTTGCTAACCGCATCATCGAACTGACACCGAACGGAATCATCGACAAGATGATGGAGTATGACGAATATATCACGTCCGATCACATCAAGGAACTGAGAGCGAAGATGTACGGTGACAAATTATAA